The following are encoded together in the Culex pipiens pallens isolate TS chromosome 1, TS_CPP_V2, whole genome shotgun sequence genome:
- the LOC120422570 gene encoding uncharacterized protein LOC120422570 — translation MPPKRTPTKNTPAKEKKVEVDARKEELGALVHLRGKAVEKLNRLKEKLDTLSQPERTVPTVKLNQRKLEMAYSEFSTIHEKVITLVDSAERDPHDDLQLSVETAYDRIFVTLEKWTQELVPVTAGPSNAVVPAVQQPVVIQQLPRILPKFDGKYENWEKFKVIFRDVVDKSNESPRMKLYRLEDALVGEATGSVDAKTIQDGNYDLAWAQLEEKYENKRRMIDLHISGLLKVRKLTQESHTELRSLVESVVSHVENLKFLGQEFSGVSELIVTHLVAQALDGGTRKLLESTIKKGELLKYPETIQFLKDRVSVLERCGTTFDAAPQPSPQQKPRADSIEQPYQIANTAIKSQLGPQCDLCEDTHLTFKCAAFNALRVDQRMEKVREKRVCFNCLRAGHGAKKCRRASSCGKCQRRHHTLLHDFYRKSTAPQRPASAMRQPVETLPPAKVLDSPSPMLQTAVVDLRDDNNRPVPCRILLDCGSQVNFISTSMANRLNLKGVPANVPICGIGGEGINTRESVIVQLQSRYSEFTADVECLVVPRVTGKIPPSPVNVNDWPIPKGFQLADPKFHTPDRIDMLVGASLYFRLLKRGFVYMWDNYPELRETHLGWVVVGGAEGTATTQPLANTAVLEAKKPHQGTALEKASAGISPSPGGGCWSPNV, via the coding sequence ATGCCGCCAAAACGTACTCCAACGAAGAACACTCCTGCGAAGGAGAAAAAGGTGGAAGTAGATGCCCGCAAAGAGGAGTTGGGCGCCCTAGTCCACCTCCGAGGAAAGGCGGTGGAGAAGCTAAACCGTCTCAAGGAGAAGCTCGACACCCTGTCGCAGCCGGAGCGCACTGTCCCGACAGTCAAGCTCAACCAACGTAAGCTGGAGATGGCCTACTCGGAATTCTCCACCATCCATGAGAAAGTCATCACCCTGGTGGATTCCGCCGAGCGAGACCCGCACGATGACCTTCAACTTAGCGTCGAGACTGCCTACGACAGAATCTTCGTTACGCTCGAGAAGTGGACGCAGGAACTGGTTCCCGTTACTGCAGGTCCATCGAACGCCGTCGTACCGGCCGTCCAGCAGCCAGTTGTCATCCAACAGCTGCCTCGGATTCTTCCTAAGTTCGACGGTAAATATGAAAATTGGGAAAAATTCAAGGTCATATTCCGGGACGTCGTGGACAAATCCAACGAGTCACCCCGCATGAAGCTCTACCGGTTGGAGGATGCCCTGGTCGGAGAAGCAACTGGGTCGGTAGACGCGAAAACCATCCAGGACGGGAACTACGACCTCGCCTGGGCGCAACTGGAGGAGAAGTACGAGAACAAGCGACGAATGATCGACCTTCACATCAGTGGCCTGTTAAAGGTGCGGAAACTGACCCAAGAGAGCCACACCGAGCTGCGGTCTCTTGTCGAAAGCGTTGTCAGCCACGTCGAGAACCTCAAATTCCTTGGTCAAGAGTTCTCCGGCGTATCCGAGCTGATCGTCACACATCTGGTAGCTCAAGCACTCGATGGAGGGACCAGGAAGCTGCTAGAGTCAACGATCAAGAAAGGTGAGCTGCTGAAATACCCCGAGACGATCCAATTTCTCAAGGATCGCGTCTCAGTTCTGGAGAGATGTGGGACCACCTTCGACGCAGCACCGCAGCCAAGTCCGCAGCAGAAACCCCGAGCAGACTCCATCGAACAACCGTACCAGATCGCTAACACAGCTATCAAGTCGCAGCTGGGACCTCAGTGTGACTTGTGCGAAGACACCCACCTTACCTTCAAGTGCGCTGCCTTCAATGCCCTTCGAGTGGACCAGCGCATGGAGAAGGTCAGAGAAAAGCGCGTCTGCTTTAACTGCCTGCGCGCTGGGCACGGCGCTAAGAAATGCAGACGAGCGAGCTCGTGTGGTAAGTGCCAACGCAGACACCACACTCTTCTACACGACTTCTACCGGAAGTCAACCGCGCCGCAGAGACCAGCTTCTGCTATGCGCCAACCCGTTGAAACACTTCCGCCAGCGAAAGTGCTCGACAGCCCCTCCCCGATGCTTCAAACTGCGGTCGTCGATCTGCGCGACGACAACAACCGACCTGTGCCGTGTCGCATCTTGCTGGACTGCGGATCACAGGTAAATTTTATTTCCACCTCGATGGCAAATCGCCTAAATCTGAAAGGGGTTCCTGCAAACGTCCCGATCTGCGGCATCGGAGGTGAAGGGATTAACACCAGGGAGTCAGTGATCGTGCAGCTTCAGTCCCGGTACAGCGAATTCACAGCGGACGTGGAGTGCTTGGTCGTCCCGAGAGTGACCGGAAAAATTCCTCCGTCTCCAGTCAATGTCAACGATTGGCCAATTCCGAAGGGTTTCCAGCTAGCCGACCCAAAGTTCCACACTCCCGACCGCATTGACATGCTCGTTGGTGCATCGCTGTACTTCCGCCTGTTGAAACGAGGATTCGTTTACATGTGGGACAACTACCCGGAACTGCGTGAGACTCACCTGGGTTGGGTTGTCGTCGGAGGTGCTGAAGGAACTGCCACCACTCAGCCGCTCGCGAACACAGCAGTACTGGAGGCCAAAAAGCCACATCAAGGGACAGCACTGGAGAAAGCTTCTGCTGGGATTTCCCCCAGCCCGGGGGGAGGATGTTGGAGCCCCAACGTGTAA